A single Nostoc sp. PCC 7107 DNA region contains:
- a CDS encoding bifunctional pantoate--beta-alanine ligase/(d)CMP kinase: MRLLTTVAALRCYLNKLRSESQLTFPEDLVADEISSWDRTAVGLVPTMGGLHQGHLNLIKRARQENSTVIVSIFVNPLQFGPNEDYARYPRTLEQDQKLCENAGVDAIFAPTPEVMGVPAKNIQESLITQVIPPSAMILGLCGRSRLGHFQGVATIVTKLLNLVQPDRAYFGQKDGQQLAIIQRLVTDLNLPVEIVACPTVREASGLAFSSRNQYLSATEKEQAAVLYRGLKKAEAAFKSGVHNSNQLIAVVKQEVAGVSTVLVEYIELVEPTTLMSLETIEEEGMLAIAARLGSTRLIDNIILRDRQPIIAIDGPAGAGKSTVARQVAAELGLVYLDTGAMYRAMTWLVVQKGVALDDECAIAELAHTCKIELTPSPDLKSPVRVWIDDVDITQEIRTVEVTSKVSAISAQSAVRQALVKQQQNWGKKGGLVAEGRDIGSHVFPDAEVKIFLTASVTERARRRQQDFQKQGQPEVSLEQLERDIAERDWKDSTRKVSPLQKAADAVELQTDGMNISEVAAQIINYFHQRLSQF, encoded by the coding sequence GTGCGCCTGTTGACAACAGTCGCAGCTTTACGCTGCTATTTAAATAAACTTCGCTCGGAAAGCCAACTGACATTTCCAGAAGATCTGGTCGCAGATGAAATTAGCAGTTGGGATCGAACAGCCGTCGGCTTGGTACCGACAATGGGAGGCTTGCATCAAGGTCATTTAAACTTAATCAAACGTGCCAGGCAAGAAAACTCAACGGTGATTGTCAGTATTTTTGTCAATCCCTTGCAATTTGGCCCTAACGAAGATTATGCACGCTATCCGCGCACATTAGAGCAAGATCAGAAATTATGTGAAAATGCGGGAGTTGACGCGATTTTTGCTCCTACTCCGGAAGTGATGGGAGTACCCGCGAAAAATATACAAGAATCTTTGATTACTCAAGTCATACCACCATCTGCTATGATACTAGGTTTGTGTGGGCGTTCTCGGCTAGGTCACTTCCAGGGTGTAGCAACGATTGTGACGAAGCTTTTGAACTTAGTACAGCCTGACCGTGCCTACTTTGGTCAAAAAGATGGTCAGCAACTGGCGATTATTCAACGACTAGTGACTGATTTAAATTTGCCCGTAGAAATTGTAGCTTGTCCGACAGTCAGAGAAGCGTCAGGTTTAGCTTTTAGTTCTCGCAATCAATATTTGAGTGCGACCGAAAAAGAGCAAGCAGCGGTGTTATATCGAGGATTAAAAAAAGCCGAAGCTGCTTTTAAATCTGGTGTGCATAACAGCAATCAGTTAATAGCAGTGGTAAAACAAGAAGTGGCTGGGGTGAGTACTGTTTTAGTGGAATATATTGAATTGGTTGAACCGACTACGTTAATGTCATTAGAAACAATTGAGGAGGAAGGAATGCTGGCGATCGCAGCTCGTCTTGGTTCTACACGTTTGATTGATAATATCATCTTGCGCGATCGCCAACCCATCATCGCTATTGATGGGCCTGCTGGAGCCGGAAAATCTACGGTAGCACGCCAAGTAGCGGCAGAACTAGGGCTAGTTTATTTAGATACAGGTGCTATGTACCGAGCGATGACTTGGCTAGTAGTCCAAAAAGGCGTTGCTCTAGATGATGAATGTGCGATCGCTGAACTAGCGCATACCTGTAAAATTGAACTCACTCCTAGCCCAGATTTAAAATCTCCAGTGCGGGTTTGGATTGATGATGTTGATATTACCCAAGAAATTCGCACAGTTGAGGTAACATCTAAAGTATCAGCGATCTCCGCCCAAAGTGCTGTGCGTCAAGCCTTAGTTAAACAACAACAAAATTGGGGTAAAAAAGGTGGTTTAGTCGCCGAAGGACGGGACATTGGTAGTCACGTCTTCCCCGATGCTGAAGTAAAAATCTTTTTAACCGCCTCAGTTACTGAACGCGCTCGTCGTCGTCAGCAAGACTTTCAAAAACAAGGTCAACCTGAAGTTAGTTTAGAACAACTAGAACGGGACATCGCCGAACGCGACTGGAAAGATAGCACTCGTAAAGTTTCCCCCTTACAAAAAGCTGCGGATGCAGTGGAACTTCAAACTGATGGTATGAATATATCTGAAGTTGCGGCACAAATCATTAATTATTTCCATCAACGCTTATCTCAATTTTAA